The window CGGGCGCTCCGGCTCGAGCGCGTCGTCGGGGACGCACGACCGCAGTACCGCTACGAGCGCGACGTCGAGCAGTTCTTCCGACACTCCCCCGCCGTCGTACACCAGGTGGACTGAATGCCGCTGCGGACCGAACGTCACGACAACGTGCTCGTGCTCGTCCTCGACGATCCGAAACGCCGAAACGCGCTCTCCGACGAGCTGGTGGCCGACATCGTCCGCGCTTGCGAGGAGGCCGAGCACGACGACGCGATCGGCGCGCTCGTCGTCACCGGCGCGCCGCCCGCGTTCTGCTCCGGCGCGGTGCTCGGCAACCTCGCCGCGCTGGGCGACGACGCGCGCGACGACTCGCACGACACGTCGAGCGGGCTGCGCGACATCTACCAGGGGTTCCTGCGCGTGCGCGACTCCCGCCTGCCCACCGTCGCCGCGGTGAACGGTCCCGCGGTCGGCGCGGGCTTCAACCTCGCGCTCGCGTGCGACGTGCGGATCGCCGCGGAATCGGCGCGGTTCGACACGCGGTTCCTGCGCCTGGGGCTGCACCCGGGCGGTGGCCACACGTGGCTGCTCGAGCGCGCTGTCGGCCCGCAGACCGCGGCCGCGATGGTCCTGTTCGGCGAGGCGCTCGACGGGCGCGCCGCGGAGCGGGCCGGTCTCGCGTGGCGCTGCGTCCCCGACCGCGAGCTGCTCGACACCGCGATCGCGCTCGCCGCGCGCGCGTCGGAGGTCCCGCGGGACCTGGCCGCGGAGGCGAAGGCGTCGCTGCGCGAAGCGCCGTTCCTCGGCTCGTTCGACGACGCGATCCGCATGGAGCTCGAGCGCCAGGTGCGTTCCGCACGGGCGCCGGAGTTCGCCGCACGGGTCGCCGCGTCCCGCCGGCGCGACCGCTGACCCTCCCGTTCTCTGAAGCCTCAGACACACATGTTGTGGTTGACGCTTCACAGAACCTTTTCTCAAACCGGACATAACGGTACGATGCCGCGGTGGCGACACGGGTCCCGCGGCTCGAGTGGACGGATCCCGGCGTGCATCCCGCCCGCCGCGTCGCCACGCGCGTCGCCTCGGCCGTGATCGCGGTCGTGGCCGCGATCGTCTTGCTCGTCCCGCTCGTGGAGGCGCTCCGACCGACCTCGTCGAGCGCCGCGATCGACCACTACGAGCACGGCGCCCGTCCGGCGCCGACCCGCGTGGTCGACGGCGGCTTCGCCGCCGCGTTCCCGACGTCGCCCGACCGCTCGGCGCACACCGGCGCGTTCGACGGGACGCCCATGACCGGCGCGACCTACGAGAGCGACCCGGACAGCGGGTTCCGTTTCCTCGTGACGTACCTCGATCTGCCCGCCGCCGCGCTGGGCCACGAGCGGGACGTCGTCCTCGCCGCGATCGGGTCGACCGCGCGCAGCTTCGGCGGGACGCTCCGGTCGAGCAGCGACACGGTCGTCGACGGCCACCCGCGCGGGGACTTCGTCGTCGCGCTGCACGACGCGTCGTTCCACGGACGCGTGGTGGTCGTCGGGACGCGGCTCTACGTCTACGGCGTGCAGACGCCGCCGGGACACGACCTCTCGTTCACACGCTTCGTCGACTCGTTCAGCGTGTCGGCGGACTAACAGAGCGGGCTGCGGACGCGGTCGTGCACGGCGATGGCACACTCGGAGACCGTCACGGGCACGAGCAGCCACCACCGGGTGAGCGGCGTCCGGTCGCGGGCGACATCGACCCGGTCGACGTCCTCGGGGAACTGCGCGTGCCAGTAGCGGCGCGCCCGTCTCGCGTGCATCGGGTCCGAGACGAGGAGCACGGCGTCGCAGTCACGGACGAACCGGGCCGATTCACGGACGTTCTGCCACGTGTTCATCGACGTGCGCTCGGCGCGCAGCCGCGCGTCGTCGACACCCAACTGCCGGGCGAGCACCACCATGACGTCGGCCTCGACGATGTCGCCGCGCGTCGGGCCGCCCGACATGACGACGACGTCCGCGTCGTGGCGGCGCGCCAGGTCGACGGCCGTCTGCACACGCCAACGGACGATCGCGTGCGGCGTCCCGTCGCGCCGTGCGGGATAGCCGAGGACGACGATGCCGACGCGGTTTCCGCGCGGCGCGTTGCGCGAGGCGCGCACGTCCCTACCGGACGAATCGCTCGAGCAGCTCGTGACGGCGGTCCGACCACTCCTCCGACGTCATCGCGTACCGCACGTGGTCCTCGTAGACGCCACGGATCTGGAGGAAGCGCAGCGCGGTGCCCTCGTCGCGCAGGCCGAGCTTCTGCGCGACACGCCGGCTCGCGGTGTTGCGGGGGACGATCGACGCCTCGAGCCGGTGGAGGCCGAGGTGCTCGAAGCCGTACCGCATGACGAGCACGACGCCCTCCGGCACGAGGCCCTGTCCCGCGTGGTCGCGATCGACCCAGTACCCGATGAACGCGCCTTGGAACGGCCCGCGTTGCACACTGCCGAGGCTCACCTCGCCGACGAACTCGCCTTCGCGCAGGAACAGCCCGAAGCCGTACGCGGTGTCGAAGTGCCGCTGGCGCTCCCACGCGCCGCAGCGGGCCCGGAACGCCTCGACGTCGGTGACCGGGTCCGGGCTGCCGGGTTCGGGCAGCGGCTCCCACGGCTCCAGCCAGTCGCGGCTGCGCGTCCGGACGCGGTGCCACGCCTCCCAGTCCGAGCCCTTGAGAGGTCGCAGCATCACCCGGCGGCCGACGAGCAGTGGTGCTTCGTGCAGCTTCACGCGTCACCCCTCGAGCCGGTCGACCCCGTGTCGCGGGCGCAGTCTACGGGCGGGGCTCGGGCGACGAGACCGGCGGATTAGCGTGAGCCGGATGGCCGACTCGCCCGCCGGATCGTCTGCCGGATCGCCCGCTGGATCACCTGAGAGCTCGTCCGCGACCGACCGCCTGGTGTGGCTCGACCTCGAGATGACGGGCCTCGACGTCGACCGCGACGTCATCGTCGAGATCGCCGCGCTCGTCACGAACGCGGCGCTGGAGCCCCTCGACGACGGCATCGACGTCGTCGTGCACCAACCGCCCGAGGTGCTCGCCCGCATGAGCGACTTCGTGCGTGCGATGCACACCAAGTCGGACCTGCTGCCCGCGATCGAGGCGTCGACGACGTCGCTCGCGGACGCGGGCGCCGCGGTGCTCGGGTACGTCCGCGCGCACGTACCGGACGCGTCGACCTCGCCGTTGTGCGGGAACACGATCGGGATGGACCGCCGGTTCCTCGCTCGCTACCTGCCCGAGCTCGAGGCGCACCTCCACTACCGCAGCATCGACGTGTCCACGCTGAAGGAGCTGTGCCGGCGCTGGTACCCGGACGTGTACCGGCGTCGGCCGGGCAAGAGCGAGCGACACCGCGCGCTCGACGACGTGCGCGACTCGATTGCCGAGTTGCGGTACTACCGCGACGCGATGCTGCGGGCTCCCGACGGTGACCCGGCCGGGACGGCACCGTCGTAGGCGGTCACGCCCAGCCGACCTTCTTGTCGTCGAAGCGCAGACGGCGCAGGGCGACACCGGCGAACAGCGCCGCCATCCCGACGAGCACGAGGGTGGGCGTGACGACCGCCGCGAGCCCGCGGCCGTCCAGGATCACGGCCCGCAGACCGCGCATCACCCAGTACGTCGGCGTCACGGGCGCGACCGTCCGGGCCCACGCGGGAAGCAGCGCGAACGGCACGAACGCCCCGCCGATCGCGCCGAAGACGACCATGCCGGAGTAGCCGAACGCGTTCGCCTGCTGCGCGGTCCTGCACAGCGCGGTCACCGCGACACCGAGCACCACCAACGACGCGACGAACGCCGTCAGCAACGGCACGAGCGCGACGACGTCGCCGCGGACATCGAGTCCGAAGAACGCGACGCCGGTACCGAGCACGACCGCGAACTGGACCAGGCCGACCCCGAGGAACGGGAGCGACTTGCCGAGCACGATCTCGCGTGGCGTCGCCGCGCTCGCCCGCAACCGGTCCCACGTCGCCCAACCGTGCTCGGCGAAGAACGCGAACGTCACCATCGAGACGAGGAAGAACGCAGCCATCGCGGCCTGCCCGGGCACGACCTGCTCGGCCCCGTTCGCGTGCGCGTGACCGGTCTCGACGAGCGCGGGACGGAACACGGGCTTGAGGAACGCCATCATGATGACGGGGAACACGACGAGCACGAGGATCGCGGTCGGGTCGCGCCGGGCGAGCCGCAGCTCGTGGGCGACGAGCACGCCGACGCGACGCGCGGCGTTCACGCGGCGTGCTCCGCGCTCTCGTACCGGCGGCCGGTGATGCTCAGGAAGACCGACTCCAGGCTCGGGCGGATCACCTCGATGCCGCGTAGCGAACCTGCCGCCGAACCGAGCTCGCGCAGCATGTGTGCCGCGGTCGCCGCGGGGTCGTCGGTCGGGATGCGCGCGACCGACCCGTCCACGAGCGCGCCGTCCGCGCGAAGGATGTGAGGGACGTCGCCGTCGAACGTCAGCTCCAATGCGGTCGTGCCGTGGTGCGCAACGAGCCGCGCGACGTCTCCCTGCGCAACGACTCGGCCGCGGTCGATGAACGCGACGCTCGCGCCGAGCTCCTCGATCTCGTGAAGGTAGTGAGTCGAGTAGACGACGGCCGAGCCGTCGTCGGCGAGCGCGCGCACGAGGGTGAGGATCTCGGCGCGGGTGCGGACGTCGGCACCGGTCGTCGGCTCGTCGAGCAGGACGAGTCGCGGACGGTGCACGAGCGCGATCGCGGTGTGGAGGCGGCGACGCTCACCACCCGACAGCTGCGACGCGCGTCGCTCGCTCAACTCATCGAGCCCGAGCGCGTGGAGGATGGCATCCACTCGCGCGCGCAGCTCGCCGCGCCGCAGGCCCGCGAGCGCGGCGAAGAACCGGACGTTCTCCCGGACGCCGAGCGACGAGTAGACGCCGGTGTCCTGGGGCGCGTACCCGATGATCGACCGGGCGCGCGGCGCCTCGCGAGTGACGTCGATGCCGGCGACGCGGACCGTGCCCGCGTCCGGTCGGCGCAGACCGGCCACGATCGAGACCAGCGACGTCTTGCCCGCGCCGTTCGGGCCGAGCAGCCCGAGGATCGTGCCCTCGCCGACGGTCAGGTCGACGCCGTCGAGCGCGACCGTCCGGCCGTAGGACTTCCGGACGCCGCGGACGTCGAGCAGCGGGATCACGCCGCCGCCCCACCGTGACGCCGGGTACCCCGTTCGAGCTCGTCGAGCCGGTCCTCCCACGCCCGCCGGGCGGCGACCCAGGCGCGCGCCTCCCGCCTCGCCCCTTCGGATACCGTGAGGACTGACAGATTCCGACGAGTTGTTTGCATACCGACGAGTATCGAACACGAAGACCGGTACGGCAAGGAGGAATCGGTGGCGTTCGAGCCGTTGACCCCGGACCGGCGGCGGGCCATGACCCGCCGGCACCTGCTCGACGCGGCGGCGATCGTCTTCGCCCGTGACGGGTTCCACGGCGCGACGCTCGACGAGGTGGCGAAGACGGCCGGGTTCACGAAAGGCGCCGTCTACTCGAACTTCAAGAACAAGGACGACCTCTTCCTCGCGCTCGTCGACGACCGTGCAGAGCGCGCGTTCGCGGTCATCGAGGAGATCCTCGACACGGAGCCGCAGCACTCGTCCGACGAGCAGCTCCCGCGTGTCCGACAGCTGATGAAGAGCGACGCCGCGATGTGGGACGACACGTGGCAGGCGCTCTATCTGGAGTTCCTGCTCTACGCGCGTCGTACGCCGGAGGGGCGAGCGAAGCTCGCGGCGCGTGACCGGTACGAGCACGCGGCGGCCGAGCACTTCATCGAGAGCGAGTACGCGGCTCGCGGCCGGAAATTCCCGTATCCGATCCGCGAGTTCGCGCAAGTGATGCGCGCGGTGTGGCTCGGGCTGCAGATCGAACGGCTCGCCGACCCCGAAGCCGTCACGGACGCGACGATCGACACCGCGCTCGACCTGCTCTACGAGTTCGACCGCATCGCGGAGAAGCTCGCGTCAGGCGAGTAGGTCGTCGATCGCGGCGAGCAGGGTGAGCACGTTGCGCTCGCGCGCGTTGTGGCCCATCAGCCCGATGCGCCACGCCTTGCCGGCGAACTCACCGAGCCCGCCGCCGACCTCGATCTGGTACTGCTCGAGCAGTCCCTTGCGGAGCGCGGCGTCGTCCGCACCGTCGGGCAGCCACGCGGTCGTCAGCTCGGGCAGGCGGTGACCCTCCTGCGCGCACAGCCGGAACCCGCGCTCGGGAAGGCGCTCGTGCAGCATCGCGCCGACCTGCGCGTGACGGTCCCACGCGGCCTCGAGGCCCTCGTCGAGCAGCGCGCCGAGCCCGGCGTGCAACCCGAACACCGCGGTGACCGGCGCGGTGTGGTGGTAGCGACGTTGCGCGCCGACGTACGCGCCGATCAGGCCGAGGTCGAGGTACCACGACGCGACGGGCGTCGCGCGCGCCTCGAGCCGCGCGACCGCACGGGCCGAGAACGTCAACGGCGCGAGCCCGGGCGGCACACCGAGGCACTTCTGGGTCCCCGAGTAGCACGCGTCGATCCCCCACTCGTCCGCCTCGACCGGGATCCCGCCGAGCGACGTGACCGTGTCGACGAGCAGGAGCGTGCCGGTGTCCTGCAGGACCCGTAGCGGCGCGACGTCGTTGCGCACCCCGGTCGACGTCTCCGCGTGGACGACGGCGAGCACCCGTGCCTCGGGATGCGTGCGCTGCGCGTCGATCAGCCGCTCCGGATCGATCGCCCGCCCCCACGGCTCGTCGACGCGCACGACCTCGGCTCCACAGCGGCGCGCGACCTCGCACATGCGCTCGCCGAACACGCCGTTCACACCGACGATCGCGGTGTCACCGGGCTCCAGCAGGTTGACGAAGCACGCCTCCATGCCGGCCGATCCCGTACCGCTGATGGGCAGCGTCAGCGCGTTCCGCGTGCGGAACACGGCGCGCAGCCGCGCCGCAGTGTCGTCGAGCAGCGCGAGGAACTCGGGATCGAGATGACCGAGCAGCGGGCGCGTCGACGCGCACACCACTTCGGGATAGACGTTGCTCGGTCCGGGACCGAGGAGCAGACGTTCCGACAGGGGAAGGGGCACCGCGGCATCGTACGCGCGGCGTCGCGAGCGTCAGGCTGCGTCGGAGACCGCGGCGTCGCGCACGACGGGCGACCAGTCGTCCAGGAGACGACGGACGTCACCGGCCGCGTCCTCACCGGCGACCATCCCGCGGGCGACCATCGCCGCGGCACGGGCGACGCGCGTCGCCTCGTGGTCGGGGACGGCCTCGACGCCCTGCGCGACCGCGAGCACAGCGCGGGTCGCGTTGTGCGCCGCGAGCGCCGCCTGCCGGGCCTTGCCCGTCCTGCGGAGCACGTCATCGATGTGGAGCACCGCCCGCCAGGCGTCGACCTCGTCGCCCGCCGACTGGTGGTTGGCCTCGATCGAGGCGGCCACCGCCCGCAGGTCGTCGCCCGACAGCCTGCTCAGGGCCCGGGTGAAGTCGCTGATCTCCATAGCCACTCTTTCGGCAGGAGTTGAGCTTCCGTGAGCAGTTTTTCGCGGCGCTCCCGCCGGATGGTGGACCCTCCCGACCCTCCGGCCCTCGTGGCCCCACTTGACGATGTCGTTCATGTTGGCGGCGATTGATCGACCCGTTCTCGATGATCGCCTGCGCGAACTCGCCGAAGTTCACGGTGTTCGTGCCGTTGGGCCGGTCCTCGAGAGATGGGCGATGTTCGCGGACTACGCGAGCGTAAAGACGGCAGACGCGCTTCTCGGCATGGCCGCCGGGACGGGGTCAGGCGAGGCTGCGGACGAGGCCGTCGAGGATGTCGGCTTCCGAGACCACGAGCTCGGCGACGTCGAACGTCCGCATGATCGTCACGAGGATCGCCGCGCCGGCCACGATCACGTCGACCCGTCCCGGTTCAAGGCCCGGGTTGTGCCGGCGCTGCTCGATCGTCTCGGTCGCGAGCGTGCGGAAGACGTCCTCGGCCGCGCGGCGGTCGAGCCTGAAGTGGTGGATCTTCTCGGCGTCGTACTCGGGGAGGCCCATCTCGATCGCCGCGATCGTCGTCACCGTCCCGGCGAGCCCGATGACGGTCCGCGCGTCACGCACGCCGGGAACGTCACGAGCGACGTCGGCGAGGTGGTCGCGCACGGCCGACACGAGTGCCGACAGCTCGTCGGGCGCGGGCGGGTCGGAGTGGACGAACTGCTCCGTGAGGCGCACGCACCCCATGTCCACCGACACGAGCGCGTCGGGACCGTCAGTACCGACGATGAACTCGGTCGAGCCGCCGCCGATGTCGACGACCAGGTACGGCGGCGGGTCGGTGACGCCCGACGTCGCGCCCAGGAACGACAGGCGGGCCTCCTCCTCGCCCGGCAAGAGCTCCAGCGGGACCCCGCCCAGCGCGTCGCGTCCGGCCGCGAAGAACTGCTCACGGTT of the Acidimicrobiia bacterium genome contains:
- a CDS encoding ABC transporter permease; the encoded protein is MNAARRVGVLVAHELRLARRDPTAILVLVVFPVIMMAFLKPVFRPALVETGHAHANGAEQVVPGQAAMAAFFLVSMVTFAFFAEHGWATWDRLRASAATPREIVLGKSLPFLGVGLVQFAVVLGTGVAFFGLDVRGDVVALVPLLTAFVASLVVLGVAVTALCRTAQQANAFGYSGMVVFGAIGGAFVPFALLPAWARTVAPVTPTYWVMRGLRAVILDGRGLAAVVTPTLVLVGMAALFAGVALRRLRFDDKKVGWA
- a CDS encoding alanine--glyoxylate aminotransferase family protein, which gives rise to MPLPLSERLLLGPGPSNVYPEVVCASTRPLLGHLDPEFLALLDDTAARLRAVFRTRNALTLPISGTGSAGMEACFVNLLEPGDTAIVGVNGVFGERMCEVARRCGAEVVRVDEPWGRAIDPERLIDAQRTHPEARVLAVVHAETSTGVRNDVAPLRVLQDTGTLLLVDTVTSLGGIPVEADEWGIDACYSGTQKCLGVPPGLAPLTFSARAVARLEARATPVASWYLDLGLIGAYVGAQRRYHHTAPVTAVFGLHAGLGALLDEGLEAAWDRHAQVGAMLHERLPERGFRLCAQEGHRLPELTTAWLPDGADDAALRKGLLEQYQIEVGGGLGEFAGKAWRIGLMGHNARERNVLTLLAAIDDLLA
- a CDS encoding Ppx/GppA phosphatase family protein, translated to MTERYAAVDIGTNSVRLLVADAAGLAHAGRLVPVERLMRITRLGQDVDATHRLADDAIDRTVTVLREYRAVMDDLGVTRARATATSAARDATNREQFFAAGRDALGGVPLELLPGEEEARLSFLGATSGVTDPPPYLVVDIGGGSTEFIVGTDGPDALVSVDMGCVRLTEQFVHSDPPAPDELSALVSAVRDHLADVARDVPGVRDARTVIGLAGTVTTIAAIEMGLPEYDAEKIHHFRLDRRAAEDVFRTLATETIEQRRHNPGLEPGRVDVIVAGAAILVTIMRTFDVAELVVSEADILDGLVRSLA
- a CDS encoding ABC transporter ATP-binding protein, whose amino-acid sequence is MIPLLDVRGVRKSYGRTVALDGVDLTVGEGTILGLLGPNGAGKTSLVSIVAGLRRPDAGTVRVAGIDVTREAPRARSIIGYAPQDTGVYSSLGVRENVRFFAALAGLRRGELRARVDAILHALGLDELSERRASQLSGGERRRLHTAIALVHRPRLVLLDEPTTGADVRTRAEILTLVRALADDGSAVVYSTHYLHEIEELGASVAFIDRGRVVAQGDVARLVAHHGTTALELTFDGDVPHILRADGALVDGSVARIPTDDPAATAAHMLRELGSAAGSLRGIEVIRPSLESVFLSITGRRYESAEHAA
- a CDS encoding enoyl-CoA hydratase, with the protein product MPLRTERHDNVLVLVLDDPKRRNALSDELVADIVRACEEAEHDDAIGALVVTGAPPAFCSGAVLGNLAALGDDARDDSHDTSSGLRDIYQGFLRVRDSRLPTVAAVNGPAVGAGFNLALACDVRIAAESARFDTRFLRLGLHPGGGHTWLLERAVGPQTAAAMVLFGEALDGRAAERAGLAWRCVPDRELLDTAIALAARASEVPRDLAAEAKASLREAPFLGSFDDAIRMELERQVRSARAPEFAARVAASRRRDR
- a CDS encoding helix-turn-helix domain-containing protein, with amino-acid sequence MAFEPLTPDRRRAMTRRHLLDAAAIVFARDGFHGATLDEVAKTAGFTKGAVYSNFKNKDDLFLALVDDRAERAFAVIEEILDTEPQHSSDEQLPRVRQLMKSDAAMWDDTWQALYLEFLLYARRTPEGRAKLAARDRYEHAAAEHFIESEYAARGRKFPYPIREFAQVMRAVWLGLQIERLADPEAVTDATIDTALDLLYEFDRIAEKLASGE
- a CDS encoding YdcF family protein; its protein translation is MRASRNAPRGNRVGIVVLGYPARRDGTPHAIVRWRVQTAVDLARRHDADVVVMSGGPTRGDIVEADVMVVLARQLGVDDARLRAERTSMNTWQNVRESARFVRDCDAVLLVSDPMHARRARRYWHAQFPEDVDRVDVARDRTPLTRWWLLVPVTVSECAIAVHDRVRSPLC
- a CDS encoding GNAT family protein; this encodes MKLHEAPLLVGRRVMLRPLKGSDWEAWHRVRTRSRDWLEPWEPLPEPGSPDPVTDVEAFRARCGAWERQRHFDTAYGFGLFLREGEFVGEVSLGSVQRGPFQGAFIGYWVDRDHAGQGLVPEGVVLVMRYGFEHLGLHRLEASIVPRNTASRRVAQKLGLRDEGTALRFLQIRGVYEDHVRYAMTSEEWSDRRHELLERFVR
- the orn gene encoding oligoribonuclease, producing the protein MADSPAGSSAGSPAGSPESSSATDRLVWLDLEMTGLDVDRDVIVEIAALVTNAALEPLDDGIDVVVHQPPEVLARMSDFVRAMHTKSDLLPAIEASTTSLADAGAAVLGYVRAHVPDASTSPLCGNTIGMDRRFLARYLPELEAHLHYRSIDVSTLKELCRRWYPDVYRRRPGKSERHRALDDVRDSIAELRYYRDAMLRAPDGDPAGTAPS